GCTATAACAGTCCATtgagatttggcaaaacaaactaaataaatgacaGCTAATAAgacaacaatatggccgctatcaactgtcagtTCGGAAATTCCTATTTGGGGTTAtttgaccaatatttcgatgtgttgcaaaaggaataataaaatcaatatacccccatacTTTGCTAAAGTGATTGCGGATAGAATACCTAAAAGGTCTTTACCTTTTAGGTAAAGGAATCTTGAAGACGTCTTCTTACACAAGCCTTCAATTCGTGTCCTTGATATGTTCGAGGCATGTGAAGAGTGCAAGATTTAgacaatacaaataataatagatttaaacaaattatcgagcccttagcgccaaattatcgtaagcgacattttctaaattttttttattgcaaaaattaaaattttatggactaactgatgttttagcgttctgagaatatcaaaattgttaataacttaaattatagagggtaagattttatcgtaagtcaatgtttacatttgacagtaaacgaattttatcgtaagcgacattcagtggtatagaaaaaaaagatggaaataaatctgtaacttgaAGATAAATCTgtagaatgaaatttcacatgcgcaaagaagaagttgTCGAGTctaagttctgaacgtggactTCATGGgctcaccaggggcgcgacaaagggtcctcaaagtaggacacctcgattatgttacatttttaaaacgatcctttTCTTCGtatgtgttccgatttcaaaaaaattacacatacataatcttctcgtagctatcaattatctttttagcttaggagataatcgcatttgaaaattaaattttcaacatttttacccactccactccagttttttgataacagcgtatccaaatatttcccaattttctccaattttcctttattagactaacaacatatgtatgtgtcaaatagaaaatgaattgtttaaaaataatgactaagtccaaagttaaatgcatttgaattaaaaaaaaaatgaaaaggtgatttttcgctaatttttttgggaaaacagaacttttattaattttaagttatcgcaaaaatttttaagaggctgtataaggaatttatactttctgaaagctaggttttcataaaatattttaaatgaaaaagtattaaaaaattcttgttaccgaggggaccaggtccattcaaaaaaaatacctattttttatgtaaaattaaattttagggcaaaaattctcaaatcgcatattcgatatcaaaatatagtaaccgattttaggtggcccaatatgtttctaattattttgtaaagggttccgataaccccgaccctggtatggatattatacccaaaaaacaaaaaattcccatttttggaatttttcaacacttttttggggaattgcgggattgctgataataaatttcaaaattcgtttttatttttccattttaaatagaaaaatctacgtgcaatttcattaaaaaccaggacaacctcgatttttgacctacatatatctggattactaagtcatatctggattaaaaaacaactatggaaaaaaaaataaatttaaaacttgtattttgaagtacatataatttggtgaagagtataagattcggcacagccgaatatagctctcttatttgtttattaataatttgtatcTAACATTTTCTCTTAATTTCTTACAGCTTTAGCCCTCGAAATGTGATGTTGTTTGGCATGGTGACACAAATCTTTTGCGGTACTTTAACGGGTCATGTGGCTTCGTATGAATTGCATGTCTTCTTCCGCTGTCTGTCGGCTGTGTGTTGTGCTCAAATGTATACGGCCGGAGGCATGATTAGTAAGTAGTCTTAAGAAATCAGAAAAATATGTAAGACATTTGATAAcatatataatttgtataattttttcagTGGCTGATATTACTGGAGGTACCTACAAGACCTGTGTGTCGACATTGTTTGAACAGTTTTGGTCTATAGGCGTGATAATGTTACCTGGAGTGGCCAGTTTCTTTTCCAGCTGGTCACATTTGTATATGGCAATTTCATTCCCCACTGTGATACTCATTTATTTGTGGCAGTAAGTAGAAAAATTGTAGAATATTTATGATAATGAATTTGAACAAAGATGGACTAACTGCGATATAGTTTTAAAGCTACTGCATTTGAGGTTATGAAGTAAATTGACTGTCAAATGATGAAATGTCAAGAATTGAGATGTCATgctttgtaatttatttagttcaaacttgggaacatagggtaacatagagacttCTCTATGCTTGGGAATTTTTAACCATGAAACCCTACAGTCATGAACAATGAATTTTAGCTGTCAAAATGGACACAATTTTGCTGTTTCACTTCGTAAAATTCGAGCAGCTCTTCTCGTTATTATTAGAATTGACTAATGTTCTTTGGTTTCAGCACACTGCCGGTTAATCAATTCAGTTGTTGCATGAGAAAATTCCTGGTTGCGTAATTTCTCGATTTGACGAAGTAAATTGGCAGCCCCGACAAAATAAATCGGTATTTCTAGGAGGATAGTCCGATTTTTAGCACGGCTATAGAATgtacttcaaaaatattaaataaaaattgttcgtCACGACCGTGGTATCCAAAACagaaccaaaaatataaaaaatcgcatttttttaCAATCGAAGTGCTTTTGCAAAATGTGGttcaatattttatgaaaagatCGGACGTTGCCAACTTGCTAATGGTGTACATTTGCTGGCTGgcaggctggctggctggctgtccgtgtaaaccttgtgcgcagagtactggtcgtaattttgaagatatttcgatcaaatttggtacatattactttttcggcccaaggaccaagcctattgaaactggctgaaatcggtccattatttcacctagcccccatacaaatgtcccctcgaaattggactttatcggtcataaatgtttaatttatctatgtatctacacaaatttcgctacaaaattcatgtcaccaaattttgttacgatcggtccataattagtcatagctcccatatagacccgcttccgaaaatcactttaacgtgcataaatcgcttaaaaatgttggtatacacacaaaattcaacatagttaactttaatatagacataaatcacacgacctaattttatggtgatcggtccataattggtcatagctcccatataaggcccacttccgaaaatcactcgaaaatataaattattgatattttaaaagaaaaatatttttactcatttaattggtgtagggtattatatggtcgggcttgaccgaccatactttcttacttgttttactttaataaaactgaatttgtccaaaataaatatgtttttaagtCAATTTACTTCATAACCTCAGTATCAGTTTAAGGGCCTGATTCTGAATCAGGACCtaaatgaattcaaaatttttgcttATTAATGATAAAACTGTGTTattaatgattaaatttaatattttttttcttcaacaaGATGGATTCCCGATTCACCCCGTTGGATGGTGGCTAGAGGAAGAGTTTTGGAAGCCAAAAGAATATTAATAGAGGTAACTCTAACCCTCACTATTCCTCTGTAAAATAAATGtgtttaacacaaaatttttctttgcaGTGTGCTGAAATGAACGGTACACGTTACAGTCTTCCTCATGACATCGATCAGCAATTACAATTGCAGGCTCAAACCGCCATGGATGCCCCACCACCGGCCAGCTGGTGGACCATCTGGAAGGGCGAAAAAGCCATTAGACACATGATCTGTGTCCATTTGTGTTGGTCCATCTATATTGTTGTCTACTATGGCATGTTATTGAACATCCGTTCATTTAGTCGTGACCATTTACAAATTAATACTGTGATAGCCGGTATTTCAGAAATTATCGGTACATTTATTGGTCTATTTCTCATACTGAAGACAACACGCAAATGGATTTGGACCGGTTTGTTTAACATTATAGCCGGTTGTATAGCGTACATGGGTTGGCTGGTGCCACATGATAGtaagtttattataaatagtttagttttcaattaaaaaaaatattaaattcaaatttttaatttcagttgATTTTGATGGTCGTGTTGCTTTATTAATGTTAACGGCCATGATTTCCAAAATCGCCATATCCTGTACTTTATCCATACTCACCACCTGCACCGTGGAACTGGTAAGCAATGAGAAAAAGAAAATCTGCGCCTTTTCCACCATTTGCTGGGCCCGTTTTTGGCTATTGGGGGCTCCGTTTATTGGGGCCACCGTAGTCTTTGGCCAATTGATACCACAAACAGCTTTTGCCTCGCTCGCCATAACGGGTGGCCTATTGAGCGCCCTCATCTCTAGTCCTCGCACCATACCCAAGAAACGCAGCTCTCATGTTACCAGCAACATGGCTGCCGCCACACAAATGCCCGCCGATGGGGGCATTGATAATAAGGCTTACACCAAGGGACCTATATTTAATAGTATTAGCACTAAAATGACCACACAACAATCTAATCTACCTCCACAATTAATGCCTGGTATTTGGACGACCAAAAATCATGAAGACACTCCCCCCATATGATTTCAAATCATATTATGTCAACACAACTTTCCTTAACTCCTCTCCAACATCCACAAATTAAACTCCATATATCAAGCAatcaaaatacaaaacaaaaaacaaatctatttaaaatgcaCCAGATTCCACCCTAAGAATCTCAAAAAACTAACGGGTATTTGTATAATctagaataatttaaaattctattttcaaaatattagaaagaaaactttaaatacTTAGTAGAGAGCTTCAAGCATCAAAaaagaataatataaaatttaatatttcttacgTTCAATTAAATAAGTAGCTGTAAAAGTCAGTTTCGTTAAGCTTTATAGGGCCTCTACTTAACTGAATACAATTCGAATATACAATAATATATttcgaatatatttttaattttctttttttcctagctaagtttattgaaaattttacctttaaaactTAGATAAACccagttattattattattccttagacaaattagtattttattataaaaaacaaagaaaaacaattgattgaataattaattaattttaataattcaaaactattaaataattaGCAATTTCATTATGctcaattaaagaaataatatgcctctaaatttaattaaaacaaaatatattagaaAAGAAATCAATTTCCTTATAAAACCAAGATGTTTACAAAATCTTATTtagcaaatttaattaaattaagttcaaattatagatttataccatgaattaattaattacttactaaccaaacaaaaaaagttcctCCTAAATAACTtcctaacaacaaattttttaaaaaaaatgttggttaaattttttttaaa
The nucleotide sequence above comes from Calliphora vicina chromosome 1, idCalVici1.1, whole genome shotgun sequence. Encoded proteins:
- the LOC135958197 gene encoding organic cation transporter-like protein isoform X1; protein product: MLMDNGSGTGSIVGSNHNTAGSVGNCSGETLSRSTSAKDLNNDEDDDDAEEAEEEEEEDDENSTTAESPLLPIKEHSLTETNNNDNTTTTATPTPPTITTTTTPDSDKNTSINISQNRLSPELPTTPNDLSPSYNGSRKRFSIPSLLPISRKLSIESITHPLQTLLGISEEQCQRRNSQPNLKRYRSRDDTSRGRSRCYSNQFYTKTSTTSPSRKHSHNYNLYPKDSFYNLEGKAPKPSSKMQAKVDAVGRVTGEWGKWQLRTVLLIFLCKIPSSWFMACIIFTAPAPRHGEFFCKPPPTIGAKNQTAWIKVSHPQKEEVEDQEFSIDFCNVYKDAQEHAHHYYNYAKQEDEPRVWEEPENSKDVIPCKQFEHQAEFHSVITQYDLVCSRDILVSVTQFFHLFGVLTGGILANHLLKYFSPRNVMLFGMVTQIFCGTLTGHVASYELHVFFRCLSAVCCAQMYTAGGMIMADITGGTYKTCVSTLFEQFWSIGVIMLPGVASFFSSWSHLYMAISFPTVILIYLWQWIPDSPRWMVARGRVLEAKRILIECAEMNGTRYSLPHDIDQQLQLQAQTAMDAPPPASWWTIWKGEKAIRHMICVHLCWSIYIVVYYGMLLNIRSFSRDHLQINTVIAGISEIIGTFIGLFLILKTTRKWIWTGLFNIIAGCIAYMGWLVPHDIDFDGRVALLMLTAMISKIAISCTLSILTTCTVELVSNEKKKICAFSTICWARFWLLGAPFIGATVVFGQLIPQTAFASLAITGGLLSALISSPRTIPKKRSSHVTSNMAAATQMPADGGIDNKAYTKGPIFNSISTKMTTQQSNLPPQLMPGIWTTKNHEDTPPI
- the LOC135958197 gene encoding organic cation transporter-like protein isoform X2 — protein: MDITITLKKVEAESPLLPIKEHSLTETNNNDNTTTTATPTPPTITTTTTPDSDKNTSINISQNRLSPELPTTPNDLSPSYNGSRKRFSIPSLLPISRKLSIESITHPLQTLLGISEEQCQRRNSQPNLKRYRSRDDTSRGRSRCYSNQFYTKTSTTSPSRKHSHNYNLYPKDSFYNLEGKAPKPSSKMQAKVDAVGRVTGEWGKWQLRTVLLIFLCKIPSSWFMACIIFTAPAPRHGEFFCKPPPTIGAKNQTAWIKVSHPQKEEVEDQEFSIDFCNVYKDAQEHAHHYYNYAKQEDEPRVWEEPENSKDVIPCKQFEHQAEFHSVITQYDLVCSRDILVSVTQFFHLFGVLTGGILANHLLKYFSPRNVMLFGMVTQIFCGTLTGHVASYELHVFFRCLSAVCCAQMYTAGGMIMADITGGTYKTCVSTLFEQFWSIGVIMLPGVASFFSSWSHLYMAISFPTVILIYLWQWIPDSPRWMVARGRVLEAKRILIECAEMNGTRYSLPHDIDQQLQLQAQTAMDAPPPASWWTIWKGEKAIRHMICVHLCWSIYIVVYYGMLLNIRSFSRDHLQINTVIAGISEIIGTFIGLFLILKTTRKWIWTGLFNIIAGCIAYMGWLVPHDIDFDGRVALLMLTAMISKIAISCTLSILTTCTVELVSNEKKKICAFSTICWARFWLLGAPFIGATVVFGQLIPQTAFASLAITGGLLSALISSPRTIPKKRSSHVTSNMAAATQMPADGGIDNKAYTKGPIFNSISTKMTTQQSNLPPQLMPGIWTTKNHEDTPPI